In one Salipiger abyssi genomic region, the following are encoded:
- a CDS encoding phosphoadenosine phosphosulfate reductase domain-containing protein produces MKGAGTLFSGGARMLHEEAVDLTLMSLLSYWDHHDHVAVAWSGGKDSTAVLTLIVHLIESGQLRQPKRLYVFYADTRQELPPLQQAADRIIEKLRERDWIKVTVVRAPIDKRFMVYILGRGVPPPNNNTLRWCTRQIKVDPMSAALEAATENLPGTALMITGVREGESAVRDGRIAMSCSKDGAECGQGWYQQMLPNAKGIRGRLATLAPILHWRVCTVWDWLKVFAPQPEFGAWPTSILADAYGGDEAEEINARTGCVGCPLASKDAALEAVIALPNWSHLAPLLELKPLYRWLREPAQRHRKAGAEKLKDGRTAKNPQRMGPITLEARAVALSKVLDIQRRASVDLVNAEEEARIRELIAAHTFPDKWDGSEPIADTWLDAVYPDGTTQPLLFRDLVGRRT; encoded by the coding sequence ATGAAAGGCGCCGGTACCCTTTTCTCAGGTGGCGCCCGCATGCTCCACGAAGAAGCCGTCGACCTGACGCTCATGTCGCTGCTCTCCTACTGGGATCATCACGACCACGTCGCTGTCGCTTGGTCTGGTGGCAAGGACAGCACCGCCGTCCTGACGCTCATCGTGCACCTGATCGAGAGCGGGCAGCTGCGCCAGCCGAAACGACTTTACGTGTTCTATGCCGACACCAGGCAGGAGCTGCCGCCGCTGCAGCAGGCCGCCGACCGGATCATAGAGAAGCTGAGGGAACGCGACTGGATCAAGGTCACCGTGGTGCGTGCCCCGATTGATAAGAGATTCATGGTCTACATCCTCGGTCGCGGCGTCCCGCCTCCGAACAACAACACCCTCCGGTGGTGCACACGCCAGATCAAGGTTGACCCGATGTCCGCAGCGCTCGAGGCGGCGACCGAGAACCTCCCCGGCACCGCCCTCATGATCACCGGCGTGCGCGAAGGCGAGAGCGCTGTGCGGGATGGGCGCATTGCGATGTCGTGCTCTAAGGATGGCGCCGAGTGCGGGCAAGGCTGGTATCAGCAGATGCTCCCGAACGCCAAGGGCATCCGTGGCCGTCTCGCCACCCTCGCGCCGATCCTGCACTGGCGGGTGTGTACGGTTTGGGACTGGCTCAAAGTCTTCGCTCCTCAGCCTGAGTTCGGTGCCTGGCCTACCTCTATCCTCGCGGACGCCTACGGCGGCGACGAGGCAGAGGAGATCAACGCTCGCACCGGCTGTGTCGGATGCCCGCTTGCGTCGAAGGACGCCGCGCTCGAAGCCGTAATCGCGCTGCCGAACTGGTCGCACCTCGCGCCGCTATTGGAACTTAAGCCTCTCTACCGGTGGCTACGGGAGCCGGCGCAGCGCCACCGCAAGGCTGGCGCTGAGAAACTGAAGGACGGTAGAACCGCCAAGAACCCACAGCGCATGGGGCCGATCACGCTAGAGGCCCGCGCCGTCGCATTAAGCAAGGTTCTGGACATCCAGCGCCGGGCTTCTGTCGATCTCGTCAACGCCGAGGAAGAGGCCCGTATTCGAGAGCTGATCGCGGCGCACACCTTCCCCGACAAGTGGGATGGCAGCGAGCCCATAGCTGACACATGGCTGGACGCCGTCTATCCGGACGGCACCACCCAACCACTCCTATTCCGTGATCTTGTCGGGAGACGCACATGA